The following proteins come from a genomic window of Streptomyces sp. NBC_01716:
- a CDS encoding ABC transporter permease, translated as MSTATTTKVTEPAPSPRTEQRVRTTADEGRIGLRANLRHIGALARRNALQIKQDPESMFDVLLMPIVFTLLFVFVFGGAVAGKGNQSEYVSYLVPGLMAMMGLNVSMAVGSGINEDFQKGVMDRFRTMPIARSSVLVAKIVVEVGRMMVAFAILLTVGFILGMEVETSPLHVLGAIGLSLLFGASLMWIFILIGLTVKTAQAVQGVGFLVLMPLQFGSSIFTPPSTMPGWLQNFTDYNPLSNLADAARGLFIGGPVAHDLWLTLAWSAVITVVTAPIAVAKFRKKT; from the coding sequence ATGAGTACGGCGACTACGACGAAGGTGACGGAGCCCGCGCCGTCCCCCCGGACCGAACAGAGAGTCCGGACCACCGCCGACGAGGGCCGGATCGGTCTGCGGGCCAATCTGCGGCACATCGGCGCCCTCGCGCGCCGTAACGCCCTCCAGATCAAGCAGGACCCGGAGTCGATGTTCGACGTCCTGCTGATGCCGATCGTCTTCACGCTGCTGTTCGTCTTCGTCTTCGGCGGGGCCGTGGCGGGCAAGGGCAACCAGTCCGAGTACGTGAGCTATCTGGTCCCCGGCCTGATGGCGATGATGGGGCTCAACGTCTCGATGGCGGTGGGCAGCGGGATAAACGAGGACTTCCAGAAGGGGGTCATGGACCGGTTCCGGACGATGCCCATCGCCCGGTCGTCGGTCCTGGTCGCGAAGATCGTGGTCGAGGTCGGCCGCATGATGGTCGCCTTCGCGATCCTGCTGACCGTGGGCTTCATCCTCGGTATGGAGGTCGAGACCTCACCGCTCCACGTGCTGGGCGCGATCGGGCTCTCGCTGCTGTTCGGTGCGTCGCTGATGTGGATCTTCATCCTGATCGGTCTCACCGTGAAGACGGCGCAGGCGGTGCAGGGGGTCGGCTTCCTGGTGCTGATGCCGCTCCAGTTCGGCTCCTCGATCTTCACCCCGCCGTCCACGATGCCGGGCTGGCTGCAGAACTTCACGGACTACAACCCGCTGTCGAATCTGGCCGACGCGGCGCGCGGGCTGTTCATCGGCGGGCCGGTCGCGCACGACCTGTGGCTGACGCTGGCCTGGTCGGCGGTGATCACGGTGGTGACGGCGCCGATCGCGGTGGCCAAGTTCCGCAAGAAGACCTGA
- a CDS encoding ATP-binding cassette domain-containing protein — MTRIDTIPADGTTAVTVRGLVKHYGATKALDGVDLDVREGTVLGVLGPNGAGKTTLVRCLSTLILPDAGTAVVAGYDVVKQPRQLRRTIGLTGQYASVDEKLAGWENLYMIGRLLDLPRPAARKRADELLERFSLTEAAKKPVLQYSGGMRRRLDLAASMIGKPAVLYLDEPTTGLDPRTRNEVWAEVQRMVSDGVTVLLTTQYMEEAEQLASELTVIDRGRVVAGGKVDELKAKVGGRTLEIRPSDPARLPEMARALNETGLDGIAGSQIHDGMLFVPILADEQLTAVIGLLGGRGFDIAHIGTHLPSLDEVFLAITGEKSSERSDDTETDAQLKGAAA; from the coding sequence ATGACGCGAATCGACACAATCCCTGCCGACGGCACCACGGCCGTCACAGTGCGGGGCCTGGTCAAGCACTACGGTGCGACCAAGGCGCTGGACGGGGTGGACCTGGACGTGCGTGAAGGCACGGTCCTCGGTGTCCTCGGCCCCAACGGCGCCGGGAAGACCACCCTCGTACGCTGCTTGTCCACCCTGATCCTGCCCGACGCGGGCACGGCCGTCGTCGCCGGCTACGACGTCGTCAAGCAGCCGCGACAGCTCCGCCGCACCATCGGCCTCACCGGGCAGTACGCCTCGGTGGACGAGAAGCTCGCCGGCTGGGAGAACCTGTACATGATCGGGCGGCTGCTCGATCTGCCCCGGCCCGCCGCCCGTAAGCGCGCCGACGAGCTGCTGGAGCGGTTCTCGCTCACCGAGGCGGCGAAGAAGCCGGTGCTCCAGTACTCCGGCGGTATGCGCAGGCGCCTGGACCTCGCGGCGTCGATGATCGGCAAGCCCGCGGTGCTCTATCTGGACGAGCCGACGACGGGCCTCGATCCCCGCACCCGTAACGAGGTGTGGGCGGAGGTCCAGCGGATGGTGTCCGACGGCGTGACCGTCCTGCTCACCACGCAGTACATGGAAGAGGCCGAGCAGCTCGCGAGCGAGCTGACGGTCATCGACCGCGGCCGGGTCGTCGCGGGCGGCAAGGTCGACGAGCTGAAGGCGAAGGTCGGCGGCCGGACCCTGGAGATCCGCCCGAGCGACCCCGCCCGGCTGCCGGAGATGGCCAGGGCGTTGAACGAGACGGGTCTTGACGGCATCGCGGGATCGCAGATCCACGACGGCATGCTCTTCGTGCCGATCCTCGCCGACGAGCAACTGACCGCCGTCATCGGGCTGCTGGGCGGGCGCGGTTTCGACATCGCGCACATCGGCACCCATCTGCCCAGCCTGGACGAGGTGTTCCTGGCGATCACGGGCGAGAAGTCGAGCGAGCGGTCCGACGACACAGAGACCGACGCGCAGTTGAAGGGGGCCGCGGCATGA
- the panB gene encoding 3-methyl-2-oxobutanoate hydroxymethyltransferase — MNSEAAQNPSGDTKSLYGGTSTRRVTVHDIAAAKRRGEKWPMLTAYDAMTASVFDEAGIPVMLVGDSMGNVHLGYETTVPVTLDEMTMLSAAVVRGTKRALVVGDLPFGSYQEGPVQALRSATRLVKDAGVGAVKLEGGARSLPQTELLVQAGIPVMSHLGLTPQSVNTLGYRVQGRGDEAAHRLLHDAKSAQAAGAFAVVLELVPAEVAAEVTRSLSIPTIGIGAGPDTDAQVLVYTDMVGLTGGKVPRFTKQYANLRQTLGDAAKAFADEVVGGTFPQEEHTFH; from the coding sequence ATGAATTCCGAGGCTGCGCAGAACCCCTCCGGCGACACCAAGTCGCTCTACGGCGGCACCAGCACCCGCCGCGTCACCGTCCACGACATCGCCGCCGCCAAGCGACGCGGCGAGAAGTGGCCCATGCTCACCGCCTACGACGCGATGACCGCGTCCGTCTTCGACGAGGCCGGCATCCCGGTCATGCTCGTCGGCGACTCGATGGGCAATGTCCATCTGGGCTACGAGACCACGGTACCGGTCACGCTCGACGAGATGACGATGCTCTCCGCGGCGGTCGTACGGGGCACCAAGCGCGCGCTGGTCGTCGGTGACCTCCCCTTCGGCTCGTACCAGGAAGGCCCCGTCCAGGCCCTGCGCAGCGCCACCCGGCTGGTCAAGGACGCCGGGGTCGGCGCGGTCAAGCTGGAGGGCGGGGCGCGCTCGCTGCCGCAGACGGAGCTGCTGGTCCAGGCCGGTATCCCGGTCATGTCGCACCTCGGCCTGACGCCGCAGTCGGTGAACACCCTCGGCTACCGGGTGCAGGGCCGGGGCGACGAGGCCGCTCACCGGCTGTTGCACGACGCCAAGTCGGCGCAGGCGGCCGGCGCGTTCGCGGTGGTCCTGGAGCTGGTGCCCGCCGAGGTCGCCGCCGAGGTCACGCGGTCGCTGTCCATCCCGACCATAGGCATCGGCGCCGGTCCTGACACCGACGCGCAGGTGCTCGTGTACACCGACATGGTGGGTCTCACGGGTGGCAAGGTGCCACGCTTCACCAAGCAGTACGCGAACCTCCGGCAGACGCTCGGCGACGCCGCGAAGGCGTTCGCGGACGAGGTCGTGGGCGGCACGTTCCCGCAGGAAGAGCACACCTTCCACTAG
- a CDS encoding DHA2 family efflux MFS transporter permease subunit, with product MSTSSPSSTPPPSSPVSGPAGDHGSAPRVPEAIHRRRWAILGVLMFSLLIVVLDNSILNVAVKTIASPEPVGLGATQSELEWAINSYTLVFAGLLFTSGLLGDRVGRKKVLLFGIAVFGVGSALAAMSGSPGELVAYRALMGFGAAFVMPATLAVLMNVFERDEQPKAIGIWAGSVGLGIAVGPITGGVLLEHFWWGSIFLINVPVVVVALIAMVVLVPDSRDPSPGRVDPVGVLLSIVGLVLLVYGIIRAGELADFTDAGVLASIIGGLAVLTAFVVHQKRSDHPSIDMSYFKKPAFSAAVAAIALVFFALMGVTFFSAFYLQSVRGYSALDSGLLILPLAVAQMVFAPRARLVVERFGARAVCTAGMLLVAVGLAAFALFDATTPVWVLCVVFFVQGAGMAHIMPPVTVAVMQALPREKAGSGSAVNNTFRQVGGALGIAVLGSLLSTTYRGEIEGHLGAVPAAARDTAGESIEATMAVAEKLGPAGGQLISSANDAFLTAMHVTALGSAAVALVGTVVVALFMPGRTAPKGPAPKKQAAGPRAEPPAEPASALRD from the coding sequence ATGTCCACATCGTCACCCTCGTCCACACCGCCGCCGTCCTCACCGGTATCCGGGCCGGCCGGCGACCACGGCTCGGCACCCCGGGTCCCCGAAGCCATTCACCGCCGCCGCTGGGCCATCCTCGGCGTCCTGATGTTCAGCCTGCTCATCGTGGTGCTGGACAACTCGATCCTGAACGTCGCGGTCAAGACGATCGCGAGCCCCGAGCCCGTCGGCCTCGGCGCCACCCAGAGCGAGCTCGAATGGGCGATCAACTCCTACACCCTCGTCTTCGCCGGCCTCCTCTTCACCTCCGGTCTGCTCGGCGACCGCGTCGGCCGAAAGAAGGTGCTGCTCTTCGGCATCGCCGTCTTCGGCGTCGGCTCCGCCCTCGCCGCGATGTCCGGATCGCCCGGTGAACTCGTCGCGTACCGCGCCCTGATGGGCTTCGGCGCCGCCTTTGTGATGCCGGCCACCCTCGCCGTCCTGATGAACGTCTTCGAGCGTGACGAGCAGCCCAAGGCCATCGGCATATGGGCCGGCAGTGTCGGACTCGGCATAGCCGTCGGGCCCATCACCGGCGGCGTGCTGCTCGAACACTTCTGGTGGGGCTCGATCTTCCTGATCAACGTCCCCGTGGTGGTCGTCGCCCTGATAGCCATGGTGGTGCTGGTCCCGGACTCCAGGGACCCCAGCCCCGGCCGGGTCGACCCGGTGGGCGTACTGCTCTCGATCGTCGGCCTCGTCCTGCTGGTGTACGGGATCATCCGCGCGGGCGAGCTCGCCGACTTCACCGATGCCGGGGTGCTGGCCTCGATCATCGGCGGTCTGGCCGTCCTGACCGCGTTCGTCGTGCACCAGAAGCGCAGCGACCATCCGTCGATCGACATGTCCTACTTCAAGAAGCCCGCGTTCTCGGCCGCTGTCGCCGCCATCGCGCTGGTCTTCTTCGCCCTGATGGGCGTGACCTTCTTCTCGGCCTTCTACCTCCAGAGCGTGCGCGGCTACAGCGCGCTCGACTCCGGCCTGCTGATCCTGCCGCTCGCCGTGGCGCAGATGGTGTTCGCGCCGCGTGCCCGGCTGGTCGTCGAACGGTTCGGCGCCCGCGCGGTCTGCACCGCCGGCATGCTGCTCGTCGCTGTCGGCCTCGCCGCGTTCGCCCTGTTCGACGCGACCACGCCCGTCTGGGTGCTGTGCGTCGTGTTCTTCGTCCAGGGCGCCGGAATGGCCCACATCATGCCGCCGGTGACCGTCGCCGTCATGCAGGCCCTGCCGCGCGAGAAGGCCGGCTCGGGCTCGGCCGTCAACAACACCTTCCGCCAGGTCGGCGGCGCGCTCGGGATCGCCGTACTCGGCTCGCTGCTCTCCACCACCTACCGCGGCGAGATCGAGGGACACCTCGGCGCCGTACCGGCCGCCGCGCGCGACACGGCGGGGGAGTCGATCGAGGCGACCATGGCCGTCGCCGAGAAACTCGGCCCCGCCGGCGGCCAGTTGATCTCCTCGGCGAACGACGCCTTCCTGACCGCCATGCACGTCACAGCCCTCGGTTCGGCCGCCGTCGCGCTGGTCGGCACCGTCGTGGTGGCGCTCTTCATGCCGGGCCGTACGGCTCCGAAGGGACCCGCCCCGAAGAAGCAGGCGGCCGGTCCGCGGGCGGAGCCGCCGGCCGAGCCCGCGTCGGCCCTGCGGGACTGA
- a CDS encoding TetR/AcrR family transcriptional regulator, with protein MRGREQGEEREPRRGRPRSEAAERAIIEAVVRLLEEGEPLAGLSIERIARTAGVGKATIYRRWRDKEELFVDVLRDIEPPEPALSGTSGLADILIILETLRRRGLAQRDSTLLHSVLSQMKSHPKLWNAYHATVIEPRRVAMRAAVRRAVAAGELRDDIDVELMTELITSPMLVRTIHRRDAPLEDDLSERIVRTLLEGLRPRETATDAVGGTES; from the coding sequence TTGCGAGGGCGAGAACAGGGTGAGGAACGGGAGCCCAGGCGAGGCCGGCCGCGCAGCGAGGCGGCCGAACGCGCCATCATCGAGGCCGTGGTGCGGCTTCTTGAGGAGGGTGAGCCGCTGGCCGGGCTCTCCATCGAGCGCATCGCACGGACGGCGGGCGTCGGCAAGGCGACCATCTACCGGCGCTGGCGCGACAAGGAAGAGCTCTTCGTCGACGTCCTGCGCGACATCGAACCGCCCGAACCCGCCCTGTCGGGCACCTCGGGCCTCGCCGACATCCTCATCATTCTGGAGACCCTGCGCCGCCGGGGTCTCGCCCAGCGCGACTCGACCCTGCTCCACAGCGTCCTCTCGCAGATGAAGAGCCACCCGAAGCTGTGGAACGCCTACCACGCCACCGTCATCGAGCCGCGGCGGGTCGCGATGCGGGCGGCGGTCCGCCGCGCCGTCGCCGCGGGTGAACTCCGCGACGACATCGACGTGGAGCTGATGACCGAACTGATCACCAGCCCCATGCTCGTACGCACCATCCACCGCAGGGACGCGCCGCTGGAGGACGACCTCTCCGAGCGGATCGTCCGGACGCTGCTCGAAGGCCTGCGACCCAGGGAAACCGCCACGGACGCCGTCGGCGGGACGGAGAGCTGA
- a CDS encoding endonuclease/exonuclease/phosphatase family protein — MTQEYTAESQVDGAEDNDPPTSRFRAFVDRVRGDRGIWRRGLVLAVLAVLTALLMILHAQVPNRIGNLGSLMETFLPWLGLLVPVILVGALVRRSATALIALLLPAVVWVNLFGGLLLDKSGGGGDLTVATHNVNAENTDPEGTAREVAASGADVVALEELKASAVPTYEKGLAGTYKYHSVQGTVGLWSKYPVTGSSPVDIGMGWTRAMRATVTTPKGEVAVYVAHLPSVRVKLHAGFTANQRDNSADALGEAIADEEIRRVVLLGDLNGTMNDRSLNAVTSQMRSTQGAAGDGYGFSWPAAFPMARIDQIMVKGVEPLSSWTLPRTGSDHLPIAARIEL; from the coding sequence ATGACGCAGGAGTACACGGCTGAGTCCCAGGTGGACGGCGCCGAGGACAACGACCCTCCCACGAGCCGGTTCCGGGCCTTCGTCGACCGTGTACGCGGCGACCGCGGGATCTGGCGGAGGGGTCTCGTCCTCGCGGTGCTGGCCGTCCTGACGGCGCTGCTGATGATCCTGCACGCCCAGGTCCCCAACCGCATCGGCAACTTGGGCAGTCTCATGGAGACGTTCCTGCCGTGGCTGGGGCTGCTCGTCCCCGTGATTCTCGTGGGCGCGCTGGTACGCCGCTCCGCCACCGCGCTGATCGCGCTCCTGCTGCCCGCCGTCGTCTGGGTCAATCTCTTCGGCGGGCTGCTCCTCGACAAGTCGGGCGGCGGCGGCGATCTGACGGTCGCCACGCACAACGTCAACGCGGAGAACACCGACCCGGAGGGAACCGCGCGCGAGGTCGCCGCGTCGGGCGCGGACGTCGTCGCGCTGGAGGAGCTGAAGGCGTCGGCGGTTCCCACGTACGAGAAGGGGCTGGCCGGGACGTACAAGTACCACTCGGTGCAGGGCACGGTGGGCCTCTGGAGCAAGTACCCGGTGACCGGCAGCAGCCCCGTCGACATCGGGATGGGCTGGACCCGCGCGATGCGGGCCACGGTGACGACGCCGAAGGGCGAGGTCGCCGTCTACGTGGCGCACCTGCCGTCCGTACGCGTCAAGCTGCACGCCGGATTCACCGCCAACCAGCGCGACAACAGCGCCGACGCGCTCGGTGAGGCGATCGCGGACGAGGAGATCCGGCGGGTGGTGCTGCTCGGCGACCTCAACGGCACGATGAACGACCGCTCCCTGAACGCCGTGACGTCGCAGATGCGTTCCACCCAGGGCGCCGCCGGTGACGGCTACGGCTTCAGCTGGCCCGCGGCGTTCCCGATGGCGCGGATCGACCAGATCATGGTCAAGGGCGTCGAGCCGCTGTCCTCGTGGACGCTGCCCCGGACGGGCAGCGACCATCTGCCGATCGCCGCCCGTATCGAACTCTGA
- a CDS encoding NAD+ synthase has translation MPQLRLALNQIDSTVGDLAGNAEAIVHWTRHSAEQGAHLVAFPEMVLTGYPVEDLALRSSFVEASRDALRALAARLADEGFGELPVVLGYLDRSERDRPRIGRPAGSPQNAAAVLHRGGVALSFAKHHLPNYGVFDEYRYFVPGDTMPVVRVRGIDVALAICEDLWQDGGRVPATRSAGAGLLLSINASPYEQAKDDTRLELVRKRAQEAGCTTAYLAMIGGQDELVFDGDSIVVDKDGEVVARAPQFSEGCVVLDLDLPAAAAEPPAGIVDDGLRVDHVVLSEEPVAAYEPELAGGYADRLDDDEEVYSALVVGLRAYAAKNGFRSVLIGLSGGIDSALVAAIACDSLGAENVYGVSMPSKYSSDHSRGDAAELARRTGLNFRTVPIEPMFDAYMDSLGLTGLAEENLQSRLRGTMLMALSNQEGQIVLAPGNKSELAVGYSTLYGDSVGAYGPIKDVYKTTVFRLARWRNRAADERGQTPPIPENSITKPPSAELRPGQVDTDSLPDYDVLDRLLALYVDRDQGKDAIVAAGFDPAVVAKTLRMVDTAEYKRRQYPPGTKISAKGFGKDRRLPITNRWRESPSP, from the coding sequence GTGCCTCAACTACGTCTCGCTCTGAATCAGATCGACTCGACTGTCGGCGATCTCGCCGGAAACGCCGAGGCGATCGTGCACTGGACCCGGCACTCCGCCGAGCAGGGCGCGCATCTCGTCGCGTTCCCCGAGATGGTGCTCACCGGCTACCCCGTCGAGGACCTGGCCCTGCGGTCGTCCTTCGTCGAGGCGTCCCGCGACGCGCTGCGCGCGCTCGCCGCGCGGCTCGCCGACGAGGGCTTCGGCGAGCTGCCCGTCGTGCTGGGCTATCTCGACCGGTCCGAGCGGGACCGGCCGCGGATCGGCCGGCCGGCGGGCTCGCCGCAGAACGCCGCCGCCGTGCTGCACCGGGGCGGGGTGGCGCTGTCGTTCGCCAAGCACCATCTGCCGAACTACGGCGTCTTCGACGAGTACCGCTACTTCGTGCCCGGCGACACCATGCCCGTCGTACGGGTGCGCGGCATCGACGTCGCCCTCGCGATCTGCGAGGACCTCTGGCAGGACGGCGGCCGGGTCCCGGCCACCCGGTCCGCCGGGGCCGGTCTGCTGCTCTCGATCAACGCCTCGCCCTACGAGCAGGCCAAGGACGACACCCGGCTCGAACTCGTACGCAAGCGCGCCCAGGAGGCCGGGTGCACCACCGCGTATCTGGCGATGATCGGCGGCCAGGACGAGCTCGTCTTCGACGGTGACTCGATCGTCGTCGACAAGGACGGCGAAGTCGTCGCGCGCGCACCGCAGTTCTCCGAGGGCTGTGTGGTGCTCGACCTCGATCTGCCGGCGGCCGCCGCCGAACCGCCGGCCGGCATCGTGGACGACGGGCTGCGCGTCGACCATGTCGTCCTCTCCGAGGAGCCCGTCGCCGCCTACGAGCCGGAGCTGGCCGGCGGTTACGCGGACCGGCTGGACGACGACGAGGAGGTCTACTCCGCCCTGGTGGTGGGCCTGCGCGCGTACGCGGCGAAGAACGGCTTCAGGTCCGTCCTGATCGGCCTCTCCGGCGGCATCGACTCGGCCCTCGTCGCCGCGATCGCCTGCGACTCGCTCGGCGCGGAGAACGTCTACGGCGTCTCCATGCCGTCGAAGTACTCCTCGGACCACTCGCGCGGTGACGCGGCCGAACTGGCACGCCGTACGGGGCTGAACTTCCGCACCGTTCCCATCGAGCCGATGTTCGACGCGTACATGGACTCGCTCGGCCTGACCGGACTCGCCGAGGAGAACCTCCAGTCGCGGCTGCGCGGCACGATGCTGATGGCGCTGTCCAACCAGGAGGGCCAGATCGTCCTCGCGCCGGGGAACAAGTCCGAGCTGGCGGTGGGGTATTCGACGCTGTACGGCGACTCCGTCGGCGCGTACGGCCCGATCAAGGACGTCTACAAGACGACGGTCTTCCGGCTCGCCCGCTGGCGCAACCGCGCCGCCGATGAGCGCGGCCAGACCCCGCCCATTCCGGAGAACTCCATCACCAAGCCGCCGAGCGCCGAACTGCGCCCCGGCCAGGTCGACACGGACTCGCTGCCGGACTACGACGTGCTGGACCGGCTGCTGGCGCTGTACGTCGACCGCGACCAGGGCAAGGACGCGATCGTCGCGGCGGGTTTCGACCCGGCGGTGGTGGCGAAGACGCTGCGCATGGTGGACACGGCGGAGTACAAACGACGGCAGTATCCGCCGGGCACCAAAATCTCCGCGAAGGGCTTCGGCAAGGACCGGCGGCTGCCGATCACCAACCGCTGGCGGGAATCGCCGAGCCCGTGA
- a CDS encoding CBS domain-containing protein: MTNARDIMHPGADWIPSHETLDRAAQLMRDLDVGALPIADVDERLTGILTDRDIVVGCVAQGHDPAKTTAAEMANGTPRWIDADAEVDDVLEEMQEHQIRRLPVIENKRLVGMISEADLAQHLSEEQIATWAEQVYAAG; encoded by the coding sequence ATGACCAACGCCAGAGACATCATGCATCCCGGCGCCGACTGGATCCCCTCGCACGAGACCCTGGACCGGGCCGCGCAGCTCATGCGGGACCTGGACGTGGGCGCGCTGCCCATCGCGGACGTCGACGAGCGGCTGACGGGCATCCTGACCGACCGCGACATCGTCGTGGGCTGTGTGGCGCAGGGCCACGACCCGGCGAAGACCACCGCGGCCGAGATGGCGAACGGCACACCGCGCTGGATCGACGCGGACGCGGAGGTGGACGACGTGCTCGAAGAGATGCAGGAGCACCAGATCCGCCGGCTGCCCGTGATCGAGAACAAGCGCCTCGTCGGCATGATCAGCGAGGCGGATCTGGCGCAGCACCTGAGCGAGGAGCAGATCGCCACGTGGGCCGAGCAGGTCTACGCGGCCGGCTGA
- a CDS encoding DUF305 domain-containing protein: MTRTSWAAITAVVLALLFAGAATVASAGSDDSPRAAATPTAESAEAGFARDMAVHHQQAVEMSFLVRDSTDDEEVRRLAYDIANTQANQRGMLLGWLDMWKLPKVATDQKPMAWMERGEHAGTDDMAGMEGMDHGGHEVRDGSLMPGMATKTELETLRTAKGEQAEILYLQLMTDHHKGGVTMAQGCADLCTVDTEKALAKGMVAAQQSELGLMADLLEARGAKPRT, encoded by the coding sequence GTGACGCGCACGAGCTGGGCCGCCATCACCGCGGTCGTCCTCGCCCTGCTGTTCGCTGGGGCGGCCACGGTCGCCTCCGCGGGCAGCGACGACTCGCCCCGCGCGGCTGCCACGCCCACGGCGGAATCGGCGGAGGCGGGATTCGCGCGTGACATGGCGGTCCACCACCAGCAGGCGGTGGAGATGTCGTTCCTGGTGCGGGACAGCACGGACGACGAGGAGGTGCGCCGCCTCGCGTACGACATCGCCAACACCCAGGCGAACCAGCGCGGCATGCTGCTGGGCTGGCTCGACATGTGGAAGCTGCCGAAGGTCGCCACGGACCAGAAGCCGATGGCCTGGATGGAGCGGGGCGAGCACGCGGGTACGGACGACATGGCCGGCATGGAGGGCATGGACCACGGCGGCCACGAGGTCCGTGACGGCTCCCTGATGCCCGGCATGGCGACGAAGACGGAGCTGGAGACGCTCCGGACCGCCAAGGGCGAGCAGGCCGAGATCCTGTACCTCCAGTTGATGACCGACCACCACAAGGGCGGCGTCACGATGGCCCAGGGCTGCGCCGATCTGTGCACGGTCGACACGGAGAAGGCCTTGGCCAAGGGCATGGTGGCGGCCCAGCAGTCCGAACTGGGCCTGATGGCCGACCTCTTGGAGGCCCGGGGCGCGAAGCCGCGCACCTGA
- a CDS encoding DUF3105 domain-containing protein translates to MASKSKTQSTERKARIEQMRRAERIRERRNRIITITASAVVVAALVGFGAFVLNKESDDKKKQEQAAAEPVTGEKSWDAEKLGRDHVAEAVKYPQTPPVGGNHNQVWMNCAGDVYKEPVPDVNAVHSLEHGAVWITYNDKAPEGDVKALGDLVGKTQYSLMSPVKEQAGAIMLTAWGKQVTVDSAKDPRVDQFLAKYVQGPQTPEPGAACTGGMGAQ, encoded by the coding sequence ATGGCTTCCAAGTCCAAGACCCAGAGCACCGAGCGCAAGGCCCGAATAGAGCAGATGCGCCGCGCGGAGCGCATCCGTGAGCGCCGCAACCGCATCATCACGATCACCGCGAGCGCGGTCGTCGTCGCGGCGCTCGTCGGCTTCGGCGCGTTCGTGCTGAACAAAGAGTCCGACGACAAGAAGAAGCAGGAGCAGGCCGCGGCCGAGCCCGTGACGGGCGAGAAGTCCTGGGACGCCGAGAAGCTGGGCCGCGACCATGTCGCCGAGGCGGTCAAGTACCCGCAGACGCCGCCCGTCGGCGGCAACCACAACCAGGTCTGGATGAACTGCGCGGGCGACGTCTACAAGGAGCCGGTGCCGGACGTCAACGCGGTGCACTCGCTGGAGCACGGCGCGGTCTGGATCACGTACAACGACAAGGCGCCCGAGGGCGACGTGAAGGCGCTCGGCGACCTCGTGGGCAAGACGCAGTACTCGCTGATGAGCCCCGTCAAGGAGCAGGCCGGCGCGATCATGCTGACCGCGTGGGGCAAGCAGGTCACCGTCGACAGCGCGAAGGACCCGCGGGTCGACCAGTTCCTCGCGAAGTACGTGCAGGGCCCGCAGACGCCTGAGCCGGGCGCCGCGTGCACCGGTGGAATGGGTGCCCAGTGA
- a CDS encoding MarR family winged helix-turn-helix transcriptional regulator, with product MADPPEPSPSEPDVDAVTRAVLIASRLLVAVSVRSLTAVEGRVTLPQFRLLKVLSAYGGANLVSLADRLGVNPSTAMRMVDRLIAAGLAERGVNPGNRRETVLRLTDEGRTLVSDVSAARRREITAIVERLAPEQRTALVEALTAFTEAGGERPMPGDDGEPYPLGWSDTAAPLH from the coding sequence ATGGCCGACCCTCCGGAACCTTCGCCGAGCGAGCCCGACGTCGACGCCGTGACCCGGGCGGTCCTGATCGCCTCACGGCTGCTCGTCGCGGTGTCCGTCCGTTCCCTGACCGCTGTCGAGGGCCGGGTCACCCTGCCGCAGTTCCGGCTCCTGAAGGTGCTCTCCGCGTACGGCGGCGCGAACCTGGTGTCGCTCGCAGACCGGCTCGGGGTGAACCCCTCCACCGCGATGCGGATGGTCGACCGGCTCATCGCCGCCGGGCTCGCCGAGCGCGGGGTCAATCCCGGCAACCGGCGCGAGACGGTGCTGCGGCTCACGGACGAGGGCCGGACGCTCGTTTCGGACGTCTCGGCGGCGCGCAGGCGGGAGATCACGGCGATCGTCGAGCGGCTGGCCCCGGAGCAGCGTACGGCGCTCGTGGAGGCCCTCACGGCCTTCACCGAGGCGGGCGGGGAGCGGCCCATGCCGGGCGACGACGGGGAGCCGTACCCGCTGGGCTGGTCGGACACGGCGGCTCCGCTGCACTGA